Proteins encoded by one window of Leptospira barantonii:
- a CDS encoding DUF1761 family protein — MNESILAPIVSGIAGFICAFVFSGPIYFVLSKYLNFPKQEAVKNVGFKVFLNFSVFILTAFSLWIVLGNITILNILQGQWIAFVIWLGFIFTSSSIDVIWKDKSIKLWIFESVSSCITIQVLCFVLLLLSDR; from the coding sequence ATGAACGAAAGTATTTTAGCTCCCATTGTTTCCGGGATCGCAGGATTTATCTGCGCGTTTGTTTTTAGCGGACCGATCTACTTCGTTCTTTCCAAATACTTGAATTTTCCCAAACAAGAAGCGGTAAAGAATGTAGGATTCAAAGTATTTTTAAATTTTTCGGTCTTTATTTTGACGGCGTTTTCTTTGTGGATCGTACTCGGGAACATAACGATTCTAAACATCCTTCAAGGACAATGGATCGCGTTTGTGATTTGGCTGGGATTTATTTTTACTTCGAGTTCGATCGATGTGATCTGGAAGGATAAATCGATCAAACTTTGGATTTTTGAATCCGTATCTTCTTGTATCACGATTCAAGTTCTTTGTTTTGTCCTACTGTTGCTCTCCGACCGATGA
- a CDS encoding putative quinol monooxygenase, producing MIVIMSSYKVLEERIEDFKKISHEMAKESLDTEDGVLRLDVLQGDGDPGRFVFMEVYKSEAARKKHLETPQFISWRRAVPEWFSQGSTSIQYLPVHIDLLG from the coding sequence ATGATCGTGATCATGTCCTCTTATAAAGTTCTGGAAGAAAGAATCGAAGATTTCAAAAAGATCAGCCACGAAATGGCGAAAGAATCTCTCGATACCGAAGACGGCGTTCTAAGACTCGACGTTCTTCAAGGCGACGGAGATCCGGGAAGATTCGTATTTATGGAAGTGTATAAAAGCGAAGCCGCGAGAAAAAAACATCTCGAGACTCCACAATTTATTTCCTGGAGAAGAGCGGTTCCCGAATGGTTCAGTCAAGGAAGCACATCGATTCAATATCTTCCGGTTCACATCGATCTTCTCGGTTGA
- a CDS encoding FAD-dependent oxidoreductase: protein MTHTKHIPIAIIGGGLGGLTLARVLHVHGIQATVFEAESSANSRTQGGMLDIHENDGQLALKAAGLFEEKFPKIIHAGGQASRVLDRNGNVLFEEPDDGSSTRPEVKRGDLRQILLDSLPAEAVLWGYKVKEVSSIGDGKHEVIFTNGSVITTDLLVGADGAWSKVRPILSQAKPSYVGTMFVETYLYDCDLRHKASADAVGSGALFALSPGKGIVAHREPDGVLHAYVALEKSEDWISQIDFSDKQTALSRVVQEFEGWAPELTALITESDTSPVPRSLHALPSDHTWDRIPGVTLIGDAAHLMVPSGEGANLAMYDGAELGKAIAANPNDIERALEIYEAELFSRSASAAVDAEVIFKVCYGDNAPQSMVDFFANV, encoded by the coding sequence ATGACTCACACAAAACACATTCCCATTGCAATCATAGGCGGAGGTTTAGGAGGATTAACTCTGGCTCGTGTTCTTCACGTTCACGGAATTCAAGCGACCGTGTTCGAAGCGGAATCTTCCGCAAACTCTCGAACTCAAGGAGGAATGCTCGATATTCACGAAAACGACGGGCAACTCGCACTCAAAGCCGCGGGGTTGTTTGAAGAAAAGTTTCCGAAGATCATTCACGCGGGCGGTCAAGCGTCTCGGGTTTTAGATCGGAATGGAAACGTTTTATTCGAGGAACCGGACGACGGATCGAGCACACGCCCCGAGGTAAAACGAGGCGATCTTCGTCAGATTCTACTCGACTCACTCCCCGCCGAAGCGGTTCTCTGGGGATACAAAGTGAAAGAAGTGTCCTCGATCGGAGACGGAAAACACGAAGTGATCTTTACAAACGGCTCCGTAATTACCACGGATCTTCTTGTGGGTGCGGACGGAGCTTGGTCCAAGGTTCGCCCTATTCTTTCTCAAGCGAAACCTTCTTATGTTGGCACCATGTTTGTGGAAACGTATTTGTATGATTGTGATTTGCGTCACAAGGCAAGCGCGGATGCGGTCGGTAGCGGTGCGTTATTCGCGTTGTCACCCGGAAAAGGAATTGTAGCGCATCGAGAACCGGACGGCGTTCTTCATGCGTATGTTGCGTTGGAAAAATCGGAGGATTGGATTTCTCAAATCGATTTTTCAGATAAGCAAACGGCGTTGTCAAGGGTGGTTCAAGAATTCGAAGGTTGGGCGCCGGAGCTTACGGCTCTCATTACGGAAAGCGATACTTCTCCCGTGCCTCGTTCCCTTCACGCTCTTCCGTCCGATCATACATGGGATCGTATTCCCGGAGTTACGTTGATCGGCGACGCGGCTCATCTGATGGTTCCGTCCGGTGAAGGGGCCAATCTCGCGATGTATGACGGAGCGGAACTGGGAAAGGCGATCGCCGCAAATCCAAATGATATAGAGCGCGCACTCGAAATTTATGAGGCGGAACTTTTTTCGAGAAGCGCTTCCGCCGCAGTCGACGCGGAAGTGATCTTCAAAGTGTGTTATGGAGACAACGCTCCGCAAAGTATGGTCGATTTTTTCGCAAACGTATAG
- a CDS encoding DNA alkylation repair protein — protein MKTSSANEFIRELSAFKTKADLEKNLKFLHNPGKDNLCLGVRMGKIFETAKTYKDLQSSEIVKLLQSEYYEIRMGAVSILDFIARDKKTDETKRKEIFDLYLKNHDRINNWDLVDRSAPHVVGQYLFDKSRKPLYQLAKSKKPMERRTAIVSTQYFIKYGDLEDTFGIAEILIKDPEETVQKAIGSWIREAGKKDEDKLFVFLDQHSQKLSRIALRAAVEKLDRKHKDFYVTNSKSETKHSKDMK, from the coding sequence ATGAAAACCTCTTCGGCAAACGAATTCATCCGCGAACTGAGCGCATTCAAAACAAAAGCCGATCTGGAAAAGAATCTAAAGTTTTTACACAACCCAGGAAAGGACAATCTTTGTCTCGGAGTGCGGATGGGAAAAATTTTCGAAACCGCAAAAACATACAAGGATCTACAATCTTCCGAAATCGTAAAACTGTTACAAAGTGAATATTATGAAATTCGAATGGGCGCCGTGAGTATTCTCGATTTTATCGCTCGGGATAAAAAGACCGATGAAACAAAACGTAAGGAAATTTTCGATCTCTATCTAAAAAATCACGATCGAATCAACAACTGGGATCTAGTGGATCGATCCGCGCCTCATGTAGTCGGGCAATATCTTTTCGATAAATCCAGAAAACCTTTGTATCAATTAGCCAAATCCAAAAAACCGATGGAAAGAAGAACCGCCATCGTAAGCACGCAATACTTTATCAAATACGGGGATTTGGAGGACACTTTCGGAATTGCGGAAATTCTTATCAAAGACCCGGAAGAAACCGTACAAAAGGCGATCGGAAGTTGGATTCGAGAAGCGGGAAAAAAGGACGAAGACAAGTTGTTCGTTTTTTTGGATCAACATTCTCAAAAACTTTCCAGAATCGCTCTCCGAGCCGCGGTCGAAAAGTTGGATCGCAAACATAAAGACTTCTACGTAACAAACTCGAAATCCGAAACAAAACATTCAAAAGATATGAAATAA
- a CDS encoding TetR/AcrR family transcriptional regulator: MGLREIKKKQTRKAISDMATRLFIEKGYHEVTTSEIAKLANVSVPTLFNYFENKESLVFDEDVEREERLVEAVVSRKKGTSILDSLRDFGMDNPAFNPANRKLVRDFRNLIRSTPELSIYERQISMRYENSLAKVLQKEAKKELGKVEAHAIAHFILDAFYRSSDSPHPKETLDALFKILKSGWSE, from the coding sequence TTGGGACTACGAGAAATAAAAAAGAAACAAACCCGTAAGGCGATCTCGGATATGGCGACTCGACTTTTTATCGAAAAGGGATATCACGAGGTCACGACGTCGGAAATCGCCAAACTCGCGAATGTATCCGTGCCGACTTTGTTCAATTATTTTGAAAACAAGGAATCTCTCGTTTTTGACGAGGACGTAGAAAGGGAAGAACGGCTCGTAGAAGCGGTCGTATCGAGAAAAAAAGGAACTTCCATACTCGACTCGCTTCGCGATTTCGGGATGGACAATCCTGCGTTTAACCCAGCAAACCGAAAACTCGTTCGGGATTTTAGAAATCTGATCCGATCCACGCCGGAACTTTCCATCTATGAAAGACAAATTTCAATGAGATACGAAAACTCATTGGCTAAAGTTCTTCAGAAAGAGGCTAAGAAAGAATTAGGAAAGGTAGAAGCTCATGCGATTGCACATTTTATCTTGGATGCTTTTTACAGATCGAGCGATTCTCCCCATCCAAAAGAAACCTTGGATGCACTTTTTAAAATTCTAAAAAGCGGATGGAGCGAATGA
- a CDS encoding Rrf2 family transcriptional regulator → MTSRFTVAIHILSLLSLGEGKTRTSEELAESVNTNPVVIRKILSLLKSQGIVRNQMGPNGGYVLAKDPSEINLKEIYEAIDEKIFQMHSKTPNKKCICGHSIQPILSKVYEKAQRVLEDELGSTNLDSITREILTFSKR, encoded by the coding sequence ATGACGAGTCGATTTACCGTTGCGATTCACATTCTTTCCTTACTTTCTTTGGGTGAAGGCAAAACCAGAACTTCCGAAGAACTCGCGGAAAGTGTGAACACGAATCCAGTTGTGATTCGTAAAATTCTTTCGCTTTTGAAAAGCCAGGGAATCGTCCGCAATCAGATGGGACCGAACGGCGGTTACGTGCTCGCAAAGGATCCTTCCGAAATCAATCTCAAAGAAATCTACGAAGCGATCGACGAAAAGATCTTTCAGATGCATTCCAAAACCCCGAATAAGAAATGTATCTGCGGTCATTCGATCCAACCGATTCTTTCTAAGGTTTATGAAAAGGCGCAGAGAGTTTTGGAAGACGAACTCGGTTCCACTAATCTGGATTCGATCACTCGCGAAATTCTTACCTTCTCAAAACGATAA
- a CDS encoding iron chaperone, with amino-acid sequence MENKKLSFTNIDEYIRCFPEDIQTVLEELRSAIQKAAPKSIEKISYQMPAFALGGNLVYFAAYKNHIGFYPTSSGIRAFLPELTSYKTSKGAIQFPIEEPLPLKLIAKIVKFRVKENTEAMVAKKKKTVKKPKKAVKRRTTSK; translated from the coding sequence ATGGAAAACAAAAAATTAAGTTTTACGAATATAGACGAATACATCCGTTGTTTCCCCGAAGATATACAAACGGTTTTGGAAGAATTGCGTTCCGCGATTCAAAAGGCCGCTCCGAAATCGATAGAAAAAATCAGTTATCAAATGCCCGCGTTTGCGTTGGGTGGAAACCTGGTTTATTTTGCGGCTTATAAAAATCATATCGGATTCTATCCGACATCAAGCGGGATCAGAGCCTTTCTTCCGGAACTGACTTCTTACAAAACCTCGAAAGGAGCGATTCAATTTCCGATCGAAGAACCTCTTCCTCTGAAACTGATTGCAAAAATCGTAAAGTTCCGAGTAAAAGAAAATACGGAAGCTATGGTCGCAAAAAAGAAGAAGACCGTAAAAAAACCTAAAAAAGCCGTAAAAAGAAGGACCACATCCAAATGA
- a CDS encoding DUF445 family protein has translation MFFASESKHTPFRKKQLFSNSLLIGFSTAILSILFFGNSEDAVTKIVLSALEGGLIGGLCDWFAVWKTYKAIEEDSSTLASEIGNWVAGDLLHHEVIRSRIRTVLEDPSTRDDVHELLLETFGNEDKTNEVLNQLFSKVEEDIVQYVVHYQFSGTDVALLKELNRQKDIMDTIKLLIGESMIKVADTEEFKSLLQEILGKMNLVAQVVLSLVVDFPKKLKEYGNHVKEGLVIESKDEKTIEKLVNLMAASTETYISSWNELHLDQREKAVRSLMGFLKVQASRLLGTLIQTHLKEIGEIKTLQEYAPLRSVLEFVEKRIDEGVSGYIGRQITTRLQSLDPKDLRKNLEWKTRNVLETIRINGSILGFFLGTVTGLIRFFF, from the coding sequence ATGTTTTTCGCATCCGAGTCGAAACATACCCCATTTCGGAAAAAACAACTTTTTTCGAATTCACTTTTGATCGGGTTTTCGACTGCGATCCTTTCGATTCTATTCTTCGGAAACTCCGAGGACGCGGTCACAAAGATCGTTCTTTCCGCTTTGGAAGGGGGTTTGATCGGAGGGCTTTGCGATTGGTTCGCCGTTTGGAAAACGTATAAGGCGATCGAAGAGGACAGTTCCACTCTTGCTTCCGAAATCGGAAACTGGGTTGCGGGGGATCTTCTCCATCACGAGGTCATTCGTTCCAGAATCAGAACCGTTTTGGAAGATCCGTCCACAAGAGACGACGTTCACGAACTTTTGCTCGAAACATTCGGAAACGAGGACAAAACAAACGAGGTTTTAAATCAACTTTTCTCGAAGGTGGAAGAAGATATCGTTCAATACGTGGTCCACTATCAGTTTAGCGGAACCGATGTCGCATTATTAAAAGAGTTAAACCGACAAAAAGACATTATGGACACGATCAAACTTCTGATCGGCGAATCCATGATCAAGGTTGCTGACACGGAGGAGTTCAAATCTCTTCTTCAGGAAATATTAGGAAAAATGAATTTAGTGGCTCAGGTGGTTCTGAGTTTGGTCGTTGATTTTCCGAAAAAGCTGAAGGAATACGGAAATCACGTCAAAGAAGGTCTTGTGATCGAGTCAAAGGACGAAAAGACCATTGAAAAATTGGTCAACCTTATGGCCGCCTCGACAGAAACGTATATTTCCTCATGGAACGAACTGCATTTGGATCAAAGAGAAAAAGCGGTACGATCCTTGATGGGATTTTTGAAAGTCCAAGCGAGCAGACTTTTGGGAACTCTCATTCAAACTCATCTCAAGGAAATCGGAGAGATTAAAACCTTACAGGAATACGCGCCGCTTCGTTCCGTTTTGGAATTCGTCGAAAAACGAATCGACGAAGGTGTTTCCGGTTATATCGGAAGACAGATCACCACAAGACTTCAAAGTCTCGATCCGAAGGATCTCAGAAAAAACTTAGAATGGAAAACGAGAAACGTTTTGGAAACGATTCGTATCAACGGAAGTATTTTGGGATTTTTTCTGGGAACCGTAACCGGTCTTATCCGGTTCTTTTTTTAA
- a CDS encoding pirin family protein, producing the protein MEAIYHAQETRGKADFGWLKSRHTFSFSSYFDPSRVQFGKLRVLNDDIVIGGKGFPPHPHENMEIVSIPLSGSLEHQDSEGNQSVIQSGEVQIMSAGTGIVHSEFNASPTDPVNFLQIWILPDKIGIKPRYEQKKFDVEDRKGKFQTVVSPDQGNGAVWINQNVTFSLAHGTKDLKIDYIPKNESGGVYFFLISGSAEIAGKKLSARDGFGVPVNGDLEVKFLEECELLAIDTPL; encoded by the coding sequence ATGGAAGCTATCTATCACGCACAAGAAACCAGAGGAAAGGCCGATTTCGGTTGGCTTAAGAGCAGACATACCTTTAGTTTCAGTTCTTACTTCGATCCAAGCAGGGTTCAGTTCGGAAAATTAAGGGTGTTAAACGACGATATCGTGATCGGAGGAAAAGGTTTTCCGCCGCATCCTCACGAGAATATGGAAATCGTTTCGATTCCGCTTTCCGGAAGTTTGGAACATCAAGATAGCGAAGGAAATCAATCCGTAATTCAATCGGGAGAAGTGCAGATCATGTCCGCAGGAACCGGGATCGTTCATTCCGAGTTCAACGCTTCACCCACGGATCCGGTCAACTTTTTGCAGATTTGGATTTTACCGGATAAGATCGGTATCAAACCGAGATACGAACAGAAGAAATTCGACGTAGAGGATCGAAAGGGAAAATTTCAAACCGTGGTCTCTCCCGATCAGGGCAACGGCGCGGTTTGGATCAATCAAAACGTGACCTTTTCACTCGCACATGGAACAAAAGATTTAAAAATCGATTATATTCCAAAAAATGAAAGTGGAGGCGTTTATTTTTTCCTAATCTCCGGTTCTGCGGAGATCGCAGGCAAAAAACTTTCGGCGAGGGACGGTTTCGGTGTTCCCGTAAACGGAGACCTTGAAGTGAAATTTTTGGAAGAATGCGAACTTTTGGCGATCGATACTCCTTTGTGA
- a CDS encoding sulfite exporter TauE/SafE family protein, with protein MFFSEIALFFTAYASFLLSAICGGGAGLILIPVLGAFLPIQFVPAALSIGTFTSSASRLFVFFRRIRFDIVRWFLPPAVGAVWLGAWLIQYVNPLFMEAFIGIFLISNLPILFKKENPSESYDKPKVVHLAIIGFLAGFVSGITGAVGLLFNKFYLRSGMSKEEIVATRAANEIFLHLIKLVLYALFGLINAKAILIGSIVAFAALVSTLSMKKVLDWINEILFRKIGYFAMTISGVLLLTQSAIGFASSNRANVSLVPIQKGTEAKLSWQQASFSLEFTWDEGLEVEQVIPVTDLSPERQSKLLNTKEELNAEIVIIEAVYALGRNSYEAYFYGGGKLIQKIEFKE; from the coding sequence ATGTTTTTTAGCGAAATTGCGCTCTTCTTTACGGCTTATGCTTCCTTTCTCCTGAGCGCCATTTGCGGAGGCGGGGCCGGTCTGATCTTAATTCCTGTCTTGGGCGCCTTTCTTCCGATTCAATTCGTCCCCGCCGCATTGTCGATCGGCACGTTTACGAGTTCCGCTTCCCGATTGTTCGTTTTCTTTCGAAGAATTCGTTTTGATATCGTTCGATGGTTTTTACCTCCCGCCGTCGGCGCCGTATGGCTCGGTGCGTGGCTGATTCAATACGTCAATCCGTTGTTTATGGAAGCGTTCATCGGAATTTTTTTAATCAGCAATCTTCCGATTCTTTTTAAAAAGGAGAATCCTTCAGAATCGTATGACAAACCGAAGGTGGTTCATCTGGCGATCATCGGATTTTTAGCGGGATTTGTTTCCGGAATCACCGGCGCGGTCGGCTTGTTGTTCAACAAATTCTACTTACGAAGCGGAATGTCGAAAGAGGAGATAGTAGCCACAAGAGCGGCGAATGAAATTTTTCTACATCTGATCAAACTGGTTTTATACGCGTTATTCGGTCTGATCAACGCTAAAGCCATTCTCATCGGGTCTATCGTTGCCTTTGCCGCCTTGGTTTCGACGTTGAGCATGAAAAAAGTTTTAGACTGGATCAACGAAATTCTATTTAGAAAGATCGGCTACTTTGCCATGACGATTTCCGGAGTTCTGCTCTTAACTCAATCGGCGATCGGCTTTGCTTCCTCAAATCGGGCCAACGTTTCCCTTGTGCCCATTCAAAAAGGAACGGAAGCCAAACTCAGTTGGCAACAGGCAAGTTTTAGTTTAGAATTCACATGGGACGAAGGACTGGAAGTCGAACAAGTCATTCCGGTCACAGATCTTTCCCCGGAACGGCAATCAAAACTTCTGAATACCAAGGAGGAATTGAATGCGGAAATCGTCATCATAGAGGCGGTCTACGCGCTCGGTCGAAATTCATACGAAGCCTATTTCTACGGAGGCGGGAAGTTAATTCAAAAAATTGAATTTAAAGAATGA
- a CDS encoding S1C family serine protease: MIQWVQSDSMESNTQKQGRPSSENEDHLMDAYSKAVTNVVETVSPAVVHLKVGGNRMGGAGSGFLISPDGFIVTNQHVVENATEINAEFQDGRNLKAMKIGEDPMTDIAVLKVTSDQFPYLNFSNPSSVKVGQLAIAIGNPLGYESTVTAGVVSALGRSLRSRSGRLIEDVIQTDAALNPGNSGGPLVNSRGQLIGINTAIIPSAQGICFAVGSGTAEYVITRLMKNGFVKRGYLGIAGQNQTVPNRLKIFNKLDQNSGVLVVEIEQSSPAAESLLRKGDMILSLNDQVIRSIDDMHRALDESTIRKELPIRVLREGSLRTFRIRSGEI; the protein is encoded by the coding sequence ATGATTCAATGGGTTCAGTCGGATTCTATGGAATCCAACACACAAAAACAAGGAAGACCCTCTTCGGAAAACGAAGATCATTTGATGGATGCGTATTCGAAGGCGGTAACGAACGTAGTCGAAACCGTGAGTCCGGCCGTGGTTCATCTGAAAGTCGGCGGCAATCGTATGGGCGGCGCGGGTTCCGGTTTTTTAATTTCGCCGGACGGTTTTATCGTAACCAATCAACACGTTGTGGAGAATGCAACCGAGATCAACGCAGAGTTTCAAGACGGAAGAAATCTAAAGGCGATGAAAATCGGAGAAGATCCGATGACGGACATCGCGGTTTTGAAAGTAACGAGCGATCAATTTCCTTATTTGAATTTTTCGAATCCTTCTTCCGTTAAGGTCGGTCAGCTTGCGATCGCGATCGGAAATCCTTTGGGTTATGAATCCACCGTGACCGCGGGTGTGGTGAGCGCCTTGGGAAGAAGTTTACGTTCCCGTTCGGGACGATTGATCGAAGACGTGATTCAAACCGATGCGGCGTTGAACCCCGGTAACTCGGGCGGACCCTTGGTGAACTCAAGAGGTCAATTGATCGGAATCAACACCGCGATCATTCCTTCCGCGCAAGGAATTTGTTTTGCGGTCGGTTCGGGAACCGCGGAGTATGTGATTACTCGTTTGATGAAGAACGGTTTTGTAAAACGAGGTTATCTAGGCATCGCCGGTCAGAATCAAACCGTTCCCAATCGTCTGAAAATTTTCAACAAACTCGATCAGAATTCGGGCGTTCTTGTGGTCGAGATCGAACAATCCTCTCCGGCGGCGGAAAGTCTATTAAGAAAAGGTGATATGATTCTTTCTTTGAACGATCAGGTCATCCGTTCGATCGACGATATGCACAGGGCGTTGGACGAATCCACGATTCGAAAAGAACTTCCGATTCGTGTTTTGAGAGAAGGTTCTTTGAGAACGTTTCGGATTCGAAGCGGCGAGATCTGA
- a CDS encoding DUF1330 domain-containing protein yields MTNNVDPSPKAFEMVVGLEVIDDLVYTKYRAAMTPLLTTYGGGFRYDFKILEVLKNEDGNPINRVFTIYFKDKKSRDAFFADPEYLKIRTEFFQTSVKSATYISEYERF; encoded by the coding sequence ATGACAAACAATGTAGATCCCTCACCAAAAGCGTTTGAAATGGTCGTCGGTCTGGAAGTGATCGACGACTTAGTTTACACAAAGTATAGAGCCGCTATGACGCCCTTGCTTACGACGTATGGCGGCGGCTTTCGTTACGACTTTAAGATTCTTGAAGTTTTAAAAAACGAAGACGGCAATCCGATCAATCGGGTTTTTACGATCTACTTTAAGGACAAAAAGAGTAGAGACGCCTTTTTTGCAGATCCGGAATATCTAAAGATTCGAACGGAGTTTTTTCAAACTTCCGTGAAATCCGCTACTTACATCAGCGAATACGAACGATTCTAA
- a CDS encoding FAD-dependent monooxygenase has product MKSILEKNGTRQNDPIYDVIVSGAGPVGLFLACELALAKCSVLILEKTENPHSPLKQIPFGIRGLSAPTIEALDRRGLLDELEIHKRLKNPHSNSGQGARRQVGHFAGIPFHEGDIDVTQWKYRLPSSTPTSLISEMSELESILARSAEVLGVEIKRGFALTSFHQTEEEVLVQSENHSFRGRWLVGCDGSRSAVRKNGGFEFAGTEPEFTGYSTHVDIVDPEKLKPGRNITSKGMYLQSQPGYVVIQDFDGGEFHSSEKPITLEKVQEVLRRISDTDVTITALHTATTWTDRARQATTYRRGRIFLAGDAAHIHSPLGGQGLNLGLGDAMNLGWKLAATIQKKAPNGLLDTYQTERHPIGLHVLDWSRAQVEIMKPDPQTRALNTIVRDLMNTRDGATYFAGRVWGIFTRYSVEGDHPLLGCSVPNFEFEDDVRMSELMRNGKGVLLDFDRNETLKTLTSEYDDSIQYISYNAKEKFSLSSLLIRPDGIVVWACDNDADLDELQKVIAHWFVRNSNIIK; this is encoded by the coding sequence ATGAAATCTATATTAGAAAAGAATGGTACTAGACAAAACGATCCCATATACGATGTGATCGTTTCCGGCGCGGGACCCGTAGGCCTTTTCCTTGCTTGTGAACTTGCGTTGGCGAAATGTTCCGTTCTCATTTTGGAAAAGACGGAGAATCCACATTCTCCATTGAAACAAATTCCTTTCGGCATAAGGGGTTTATCGGCGCCCACGATCGAAGCGTTGGATCGCCGCGGGCTCTTGGATGAACTTGAAATCCATAAACGACTGAAGAATCCGCATTCCAACTCGGGACAAGGAGCGCGTCGTCAAGTCGGGCACTTTGCGGGTATTCCGTTTCATGAAGGTGATATCGACGTTACGCAGTGGAAATATCGTCTTCCGAGTTCGACCCCGACTAGCTTGATTTCCGAAATGAGCGAACTTGAATCCATTCTCGCGCGTAGCGCCGAAGTCTTAGGCGTGGAAATCAAACGCGGGTTTGCGTTGACTTCCTTTCATCAAACCGAAGAAGAAGTTCTCGTTCAATCGGAGAACCATTCCTTTAGAGGAAGATGGCTCGTGGGTTGTGACGGAAGTCGAAGTGCGGTTCGTAAGAACGGAGGTTTCGAATTCGCCGGCACGGAGCCCGAGTTCACGGGCTACTCCACTCACGTTGACATTGTCGATCCGGAAAAGTTAAAACCCGGTCGAAACATAACGTCCAAAGGAATGTATCTTCAATCTCAACCGGGTTACGTAGTGATTCAAGATTTCGACGGGGGAGAATTTCATAGTTCGGAGAAACCAATCACATTAGAAAAAGTGCAAGAAGTTCTACGTCGTATTTCTGACACCGATGTTACGATTACCGCTTTGCATACCGCGACAACTTGGACCGATCGTGCAAGGCAAGCCACAACGTATCGCAGAGGAAGAATTTTCTTGGCGGGCGACGCCGCACATATCCATTCTCCGTTAGGCGGACAAGGATTGAATCTCGGATTGGGCGATGCGATGAATCTCGGTTGGAAACTCGCGGCAACGATTCAAAAGAAAGCGCCGAACGGTTTGCTGGATACTTATCAAACGGAACGACATCCGATCGGCTTGCATGTTTTGGATTGGTCGCGAGCCCAGGTTGAAATTATGAAACCGGATCCGCAAACACGTGCGTTGAACACAATCGTTCGTGATCTTATGAATACCCGAGACGGCGCCACATACTTTGCAGGAAGGGTCTGGGGAATTTTTACCCGTTATAGCGTTGAAGGCGATCACCCTCTTCTAGGATGTAGCGTTCCCAACTTTGAGTTTGAAGACGACGTAAGAATGAGTGAGCTTATGCGTAACGGCAAAGGTGTTCTGCTTGACTTTGATCGGAATGAGACCTTGAAAACTTTGACGAGCGAGTATGATGATTCCATTCAATATATCTCATACAATGCGAAGGAAAAATTCTCGTTGAGTTCTCTACTGATACGTCCCGATGGAATTGTCGTATGGGCCTGCGACAACGACGCAGATCTCGACGAACTTCAAAAAGTTATCGCACATTGGTTTGTTCGAAATTCGAATATTATAAAGTAA